In the genome of Desulfitibacter sp. BRH_c19, one region contains:
- a CDS encoding asparagine synthetase B — protein sequence MCGIAGWVDWEIDLRVEERKQQASRMMGKLTNRGPDAKGMWVTKKASLVHRRLIVVDPEGGLQPMVRQRGNRNFVIVYNGELYNTDEVSQDLQARGHTFHTRSDTEVVLVGYIEWGPACVEHYNGIFAFAIWNDVDETLYLARDRIGVKPLFYSFQGNRFVFGSEHKALLANPFIEPKVNLDGLAEIFAIGPARTPGQGVFTQISEVIPGEFMIFDHNGLKRHKYWLLTSKAHEDDLKKTIEKVRHLFSDAVNRQLVADVPVCTLLSGGVDSSAITAVAAEALQKAGNGPIHTYSVDFEDNDKYFKASNYQPNSDKPWIKIVSEYLETDHHYTTLDTHGQISALDKAVYARDLPGMTDVDASLYLFCEAIKNGATVALSGECADEIFGGYPWFHREELVKAKTFPWSSNLDIREQLMSHELRSIVHPKEYVQDRYYEALFEVPRLPGESEKEARLREIFYLTLTRWMPTLLDRKDRMSMAVGLEVRVPFCDHRLVEYAWNIPWDLKQLKGREKGILREALVGLLPHDVLWRKKSPYPKTHNPEYLQATKNLVLDIINNHNSPILPLINVDFINKMLGSNPHNAGVPWFGQLMGEAQFYAYIYQVNLWLKHYQIQIA from the coding sequence ATGTGTGGAATAGCAGGTTGGGTAGACTGGGAAATTGACTTAAGGGTAGAAGAGAGAAAACAGCAAGCTAGCAGAATGATGGGAAAATTGACAAACAGGGGACCTGATGCAAAGGGTATGTGGGTAACTAAAAAAGCATCCTTGGTTCATAGAAGACTTATAGTGGTAGACCCTGAAGGTGGTTTGCAGCCCATGGTGCGACAAAGGGGAAATAGAAATTTTGTTATTGTTTATAATGGCGAATTATACAATACAGATGAAGTGAGTCAGGATTTACAGGCAAGGGGTCATACCTTTCACACCAGGTCTGATACTGAGGTAGTTTTGGTGGGATATATTGAATGGGGCCCAGCTTGTGTAGAACACTATAACGGAATTTTTGCCTTTGCTATCTGGAATGATGTTGATGAAACGCTTTATTTGGCTAGAGATAGAATTGGTGTAAAACCCTTGTTTTATAGCTTTCAAGGCAATCGATTTGTTTTTGGTTCAGAGCATAAGGCCTTATTAGCTAACCCTTTTATAGAACCAAAAGTAAATCTAGACGGTCTTGCAGAAATTTTTGCTATTGGTCCTGCTAGAACTCCTGGGCAGGGAGTATTTACTCAAATTTCAGAAGTTATCCCTGGTGAATTTATGATATTTGATCACAATGGCCTTAAAAGACATAAATACTGGTTATTAACAAGTAAAGCTCATGAAGATGACTTAAAGAAAACTATAGAAAAGGTAAGACACCTATTTAGTGATGCTGTAAATAGACAGCTCGTAGCAGATGTTCCAGTCTGCACTTTACTATCAGGAGGAGTGGACTCAAGTGCAATAACAGCTGTAGCAGCTGAAGCATTACAAAAAGCAGGAAATGGTCCAATCCACACCTACTCTGTAGATTTTGAAGATAATGACAAATACTTTAAAGCCAGTAATTATCAACCCAATTCAGATAAACCGTGGATAAAAATAGTTTCCGAATATCTAGAAACTGACCATCACTATACGACTCTAGATACCCATGGACAGATATCTGCTTTAGATAAAGCTGTATATGCAAGGGATTTGCCAGGAATGACCGATGTTGATGCATCTCTCTATCTTTTCTGTGAAGCAATAAAAAATGGAGCTACAGTTGCATTATCTGGAGAATGTGCAGATGAAATTTTTGGTGGGTACCCTTGGTTTCATAGGGAAGAACTAGTAAAGGCTAAAACTTTCCCCTGGTCATCAAATCTAGACATAAGAGAACAGTTAATGTCACATGAATTAAGAAGCATTGTTCACCCCAAAGAATATGTTCAAGATCGGTATTATGAAGCCTTATTTGAGGTTCCTAGATTGCCTGGAGAAAGTGAGAAGGAAGCTCGCTTAAGAGAAATATTCTATTTAACCCTTACCCGTTGGATGCCTACATTACTTGATAGGAAGGATAGAATGAGTATGGCGGTTGGCCTTGAAGTGCGAGTTCCATTCTGCGACCATAGACTTGTGGAATATGCATGGAACATTCCTTGGGACTTAAAGCAGCTTAAAGGTAGAGAAAAGGGCATACTTAGAGAAGCACTTGTAGGATTATTGCCCCACGATGTTTTATGGAGGAAAAAAAGTCCTTACCCGAAAACACATAATCCAGAATATTTACAAGCAACCAAAAACCTGGTGCTGGATATTATTAATAATCATAATTCACCCATACTTCCATTAATTAATGTGGATTTTATCAATAAAATGCTAGGAAGCAATCCTCATAATGCTGGAGTACCCTGGTTTGGGCAGCTAATGGGTGAAGCACAGTTTTATGCCTACATCTATCAAGTAAATCTATGGCTCAAACACTATCAAATACAAATTGCTTAA
- a CDS encoding permease, which yields MGVVKRYKWVLLLGLMLLLAVVFSPDFGLEAASITWLNLVFMLKILPPIFLLLGILDIWVPKETMIKYVGAGSGIRGGIIAFSLGSVAAGPLYAAFPVAQMLLKKETSLINVFIFIGAWSTTKIPLILFETSALGAGFSISRLLLNIPVIIIIAYLTHKIVHKEQAAIYQASHQL from the coding sequence ATGGGTGTTGTAAAAAGATATAAATGGGTATTGTTGTTGGGTTTGATGTTATTGCTAGCTGTAGTATTCAGTCCTGATTTTGGCTTAGAAGCTGCAAGCATAACCTGGCTTAATCTAGTTTTTATGCTAAAAATTTTGCCTCCCATATTCTTATTACTAGGAATCCTTGATATCTGGGTTCCTAAGGAAACTATGATAAAATATGTGGGTGCAGGCTCAGGGATTAGGGGTGGTATAATCGCTTTTAGTCTAGGTTCTGTAGCGGCTGGCCCCCTATATGCAGCCTTTCCCGTAGCCCAAATGCTACTAAAAAAGGAGACATCACTAATTAATGTCTTTATATTTATTGGAGCTTGGTCTACCACCAAAATTCCACTAATTCTATTTGAAACTAGTGCTCTTGGAGCTGGTTTTTCCATATCAAGATTATTATTAAATATCCCTGTAATTATTATAATTGCCTATCTAACTCATAAAATAGTTCATAAAGAACAAGCAGCAATTTATCAAGCCTCTCATCAACTGTAA
- a CDS encoding permease encodes MFTVALYTSAIAALIISYYKDKGKTKQALKKAYKAFTNILPEFLTIIIIIGFALAVLKPESISKVIGDTSGITGLLISSGLGAVTLVPGFIAFPLAKALLENGAGIVPIAAFVSSLMMVGVVTLPLEIKYFGKKAAYVRNGLAFIFSIVIALLLGVMPWVL; translated from the coding sequence ATGTTTACCGTTGCTCTTTATACATCTGCAATAGCTGCTCTAATTATTTCCTACTACAAGGACAAAGGAAAAACAAAACAGGCATTAAAAAAGGCTTACAAAGCTTTTACAAACATCCTCCCAGAATTCTTAACAATTATAATAATTATTGGATTTGCACTTGCTGTACTAAAACCTGAGAGCATCTCAAAAGTTATAGGTGACACATCTGGAATTACAGGACTTCTAATTTCTAGTGGGTTGGGTGCTGTAACTCTAGTTCCAGGGTTTATTGCTTTTCCACTTGCAAAAGCACTTCTAGAAAATGGCGCAGGAATTGTACCAATTGCTGCTTTTGTATCAAGCTTAATGATGGTAGGTGTAGTTACGCTTCCGCTAGAAATAAAATATTTTGGTAAAAAAGCGGCATATGTACGAAATGGTTTAGCTTTTATATTTTCAATAGTTATTGCACTATTATTGGGGGTAATGCCATGGGTGTTGTAA
- a CDS encoding argininosuccinate lyase: protein MKLWGGRFSKETDKLVEDFHSSIFFDKRLYKQDIEGSKAHARMLGKCGIITLEESQQIIDGLSEILMELEEGKVDLSQDAEDIHMNVETLLIQKIGDVGKKLHTGRSRNDQVALDIRLYLKEEIVYITQMLIDLEKTLLKQADKHLNTIMPGYTHLQKAQPVTFAHHCMAYWEMFYRDIDRLKDVYKRTDMMPLGSGALAGTTFPLDRHMVKEELGFKEITRNSMDAVSDRDFIIEFNSTAAIIMMHLSRFCEELIIWSSDEYRFIEMDDSFSTGSSIMPQKKNPDVAELVRGKTGRVYGNLMAILTVMKGLPLAYNKDMQEDKESLFNSIDTVKGCLITFTPMLASITVKDKVMKEGARGGFGGATDVADYLVTKGIPFREAHKIVGELVAYCISKGVDLEGLKLSEYKEFSNVIENDIFEEVRIENVVAKRNIPGGPAPAQVTNHIDAARKLLDIINI from the coding sequence ATGAAACTTTGGGGAGGACGTTTTTCAAAGGAGACAGATAAGCTTGTGGAAGACTTTCATTCATCTATTTTCTTTGACAAAAGATTATATAAACAAGATATTGAAGGAAGTAAAGCCCATGCCAGAATGTTAGGGAAATGCGGAATTATAACCCTAGAAGAGTCACAACAGATCATAGATGGATTGAGTGAAATCTTAATGGAACTAGAGGAGGGAAAGGTTGACTTATCCCAGGACGCAGAAGACATACATATGAACGTGGAGACACTTCTAATCCAAAAAATTGGGGATGTTGGTAAGAAACTTCATACTGGGCGGAGCAGAAATGACCAAGTTGCACTCGATATAAGACTATATTTAAAAGAGGAAATAGTTTACATAACGCAGATGTTAATTGATTTAGAGAAAACTTTATTGAAACAAGCAGATAAGCATCTGAATACTATTATGCCAGGCTATACTCATTTGCAGAAAGCTCAACCTGTGACCTTTGCCCACCATTGTATGGCCTATTGGGAAATGTTTTATAGAGATATTGATAGGCTCAAGGATGTCTATAAAAGAACCGACATGATGCCTCTTGGTTCTGGTGCCCTTGCAGGTACTACATTTCCACTAGATAGACATATGGTTAAAGAAGAACTAGGCTTTAAAGAAATAACCCGTAATAGTATGGATGCAGTAAGCGACCGAGATTTTATTATAGAGTTTAACAGTACTGCAGCTATTATAATGATGCATTTAAGTAGGTTTTGCGAAGAACTTATCATCTGGTCAAGTGATGAGTATAGATTTATTGAAATGGATGATTCCTTTAGTACAGGGAGCAGTATAATGCCTCAAAAGAAAAACCCTGATGTAGCTGAACTTGTTCGGGGAAAAACTGGCAGAGTCTATGGAAATCTAATGGCAATACTTACTGTAATGAAAGGGCTGCCCCTGGCGTATAACAAGGATATGCAAGAGGACAAGGAAAGTCTTTTCAATAGTATTGATACTGTAAAAGGATGCTTGATTACATTTACGCCAATGCTTGCAAGCATTACTGTCAAAGACAAAGTAATGAAAGAAGGCGCAAGGGGAGGATTTGGAGGAGCAACTGATGTGGCTGATTACCTGGTAACAAAGGGAATACCCTTTAGAGAAGCACATAAAATTGTTGGTGAGCTGGTTGCATATTGCATCAGTAAGGGAGTAGACCTAGAAGGGTTAAAGCTAAGTGAGTATAAGGAGTTCTCTAATGTAATTGAAAATGATATTTTTGAGGAAGTAAGAATAGAAAATGTTGTGGCAAAAAGAAATATTCCAGGTGGACCAGCTCCTGCACAAGTGACAAATCACATTGATGCTGCAAGAAAATTGCTAGATATTATTAATATATAG
- a CDS encoding arginine decarboxylase, which translates to MLNHQSKTPVFDAVKKYMTDDTIPFHVPGHKQGRGIPEFCEFVGKNTLGIDLTCLPDTDNICNPIGVIAEAEDLAAKAFGADKAFFLVNGTTNGIQAMIMSVCKPGDKVILPRNAHKSAFGGLIISGAIPIYVRPEMDLEYGISTGVSVETIKAALDEHPEAKAIFMINPNYYGTSSKLEEIVKLAHRYEVPVLVDEAHGAHLHLSDDLPLSAMQAGADIAASSTHKLLGSMTQSSMLLIKSKLISSQRVKAVLNITQTTSPSYVLMSSLDVARKQIALNGREIATKTLELARWAREEMRKIPGIKLFEPEEQTSGCQKYDITKVTINLKSLGLSGYDMERILRRDYKIQVELADLYNVIFLLTLADDEHTIQYLINSCREIAEGRQLEKLLKYVPPWPAIPTVSVSPRDAMYGETRRILLIEAVGEISAEMIMAYPPGIPLVCPGEYISQETIDYVQVLKNEQADLQGTEDPKIDYIKVLKPVLTLAKTEDQIS; encoded by the coding sequence ATGTTAAATCATCAATCTAAAACTCCAGTTTTCGATGCAGTAAAAAAATATATGACAGACGATACAATACCCTTTCACGTACCAGGTCACAAACAAGGCAGAGGAATACCAGAGTTTTGTGAATTTGTTGGTAAAAATACGTTGGGTATTGATTTAACATGCTTGCCAGATACCGACAATATTTGTAACCCAATAGGAGTTATTGCTGAAGCAGAAGACTTGGCCGCTAAAGCCTTTGGAGCTGATAAAGCTTTTTTCCTTGTAAATGGAACTACAAATGGTATTCAGGCTATGATTATGTCTGTTTGTAAACCAGGTGATAAGGTTATTTTGCCAAGGAATGCTCACAAATCTGCATTTGGCGGTTTGATTATCAGCGGTGCTATTCCTATTTATGTAAGACCTGAAATGGATTTAGAGTATGGGATATCCACAGGAGTCTCAGTAGAAACTATAAAAGCTGCCCTTGACGAGCATCCAGAGGCAAAGGCTATCTTTATGATAAATCCCAACTACTATGGTACATCTTCTAAATTAGAGGAAATAGTAAAATTAGCTCATAGGTATGAAGTTCCAGTTTTAGTAGATGAAGCCCATGGTGCCCATCTCCATCTTTCAGATGACCTTCCATTATCAGCTATGCAAGCTGGTGCGGATATAGCTGCTAGTTCAACCCATAAGCTTCTGGGATCTATGACCCAAAGCTCTATGTTGCTTATTAAGAGTAAATTAATAAGTTCACAGAGGGTTAAAGCAGTTTTAAATATAACTCAAACAACAAGTCCATCGTACGTGTTAATGTCATCATTAGATGTTGCTAGGAAACAAATCGCACTAAATGGGAGAGAAATAGCAACAAAAACCCTTGAATTAGCAAGATGGGCAAGGGAAGAAATGAGAAAAATACCAGGAATTAAACTATTTGAACCTGAAGAACAAACTTCTGGATGTCAAAAATATGATATAACAAAAGTGACTATCAATTTAAAAAGCCTTGGTTTATCTGGATATGATATGGAAAGAATATTAAGGCGAGATTACAAAATCCAAGTAGAACTAGCCGACTTATACAATGTAATATTTTTACTAACCCTTGCTGATGATGAGCATACTATCCAATATCTCATTAATTCCTGCAGGGAAATTGCAGAGGGAAGACAGCTTGAGAAACTTCTTAAATATGTACCTCCATGGCCTGCAATACCTACAGTATCTGTATCACCCAGGGATGCCATGTATGGTGAAACAAGAAGGATACTACTTATAGAAGCTGTCGGGGAAATTAGTGCAGAAATGATTATGGCATATCCACCTGGAATTCCTTTAGTCTGTCCTGGAGAGTATATTAGTCAAGAAACCATTGATTATGTTCAGGTTTTAAAAAATGAACAGGCAGACTTACAAGGAACAGAAGATCCAAAGATAGATTATATTAAGGTTCTAAAACCTGTTTTGACACTAGCTAAGACAGAGGATCAGATAAGCTAA
- a CDS encoding ABC transporter ATP-binding protein, with protein MDFTKNKNNNSSFVHVKSLNVVYQQKDEQVEAVMDVNLDINPGEFSVIIGPSGCGKSTLLYVLSGLLKPQEGEVYIDGQLLLSRRNDTTLILQDYGLLPWKTVEQNVVLGLLIRGVSKNDARQRVNSILTDLAIDNLAKRFPAQLSGGQRQRVAIARSLALQPRLLLMDEPFSSLDALTRESLQGLLLSIWEKAKISIVLVTHNIEEAVLMGQKIFVMSKNPGTIINVVDNPLAGDISYRGKKEFYDGCAFLRSLLQ; from the coding sequence ATGGACTTTACTAAAAATAAAAACAACAACAGCTCGTTTGTACACGTGAAGTCATTAAATGTGGTCTATCAACAAAAGGATGAACAAGTAGAAGCTGTAATGGATGTAAACTTAGACATTAATCCCGGAGAATTTTCCGTAATAATTGGGCCTTCAGGATGTGGAAAAAGTACACTATTGTATGTTTTGTCTGGACTATTAAAGCCACAGGAAGGGGAAGTCTATATTGATGGTCAACTCCTTCTGTCAAGAAGAAATGACACAACGTTAATCCTTCAGGATTATGGTTTACTACCATGGAAAACTGTCGAACAGAATGTGGTACTAGGCCTTTTAATTAGGGGTGTATCCAAAAATGATGCACGACAAAGGGTTAATTCCATATTAACTGATTTAGCTATTGATAACCTTGCTAAACGTTTTCCTGCCCAACTTAGTGGTGGTCAAAGACAAAGGGTTGCTATAGCAAGGAGCCTGGCTCTGCAGCCAAGGCTTCTTCTTATGGATGAACCTTTTTCCTCTCTGGATGCGTTGACAAGAGAGAGCCTGCAAGGTTTATTGCTAAGCATATGGGAAAAAGCAAAAATTAGTATTGTACTTGTGACTCATAATATTGAAGAGGCTGTTTTAATGGGGCAAAAGATATTTGTCATGTCCAAAAATCCAGGGACTATCATAAACGTAGTAGATAATCCGCTGGCAGGAGATATTTCTTATAGAGGAAAAAAGGAATTTTATGATGGGTGTGCTTTTTTAAGATCTCTGCTTCAGTAA
- a CDS encoding ABC transporter permease, whose protein sequence is MNKIFAWQPYYIAVAVLLILWWLVSGLVDKPVLPPPGAALLEFVAQIQMGLATHAWVSFYRIGVSLLFALLVGIPLGILFGTHKKLDSYIAPMIYLTYPIPKIVFLPVLLILLGYGDSSKIFLISLIVFYQILVTTRDAARGIDPGLIMSVKSLGAGNWHLYFHVYFLGCLPEILTALRVALGTSIAVLFIAEAYATQEGLGYYIMDSMGRFNYSRMFAGIIGMGMLGFFMYIMIDLFEKMFCRWKHLEK, encoded by the coding sequence ATTAATAAAATATTTGCCTGGCAACCTTATTATATAGCAGTAGCAGTACTGCTTATATTATGGTGGCTTGTTTCTGGATTAGTCGATAAGCCAGTATTACCACCTCCAGGAGCAGCATTACTGGAGTTTGTCGCCCAAATTCAAATGGGACTGGCAACACATGCCTGGGTAAGTTTTTATAGGATTGGTGTGAGTTTACTTTTTGCACTACTGGTTGGAATACCCTTAGGTATATTATTTGGAACTCATAAAAAGCTAGATTCCTATATTGCACCTATGATCTACCTAACCTACCCAATACCCAAGATTGTCTTTTTACCAGTACTTTTAATTTTGCTTGGTTATGGTGATAGCTCAAAAATATTTCTAATCTCACTTATTGTATTTTATCAAATACTTGTTACCACCAGAGATGCAGCAAGGGGTATAGATCCAGGTCTTATTATGTCTGTTAAGTCCCTAGGCGCAGGAAACTGGCACTTGTATTTTCATGTATATTTTTTGGGGTGCCTTCCTGAAATATTAACTGCTCTAAGAGTTGCCCTGGGCACTTCCATTGCCGTACTTTTTATAGCAGAAGCCTATGCTACCCAGGAAGGGCTTGGATACTATATAATGGATTCCATGGGTAGGTTTAATTATTCTAGGATGTTTGCAGGAATTATAGGAATGGGAATGTTAGGATTTTTCATGTATATTATGATAGACTTATTTGAGAAGATGTTCTGTAGATGGAAACACCTAGAAAAATAA
- a CDS encoding 1-(5-phosphoribosyl)-5-amino-4-imidazole-carboxylate carboxylase, with amino-acid sequence MDENMIRQLLLSVKSGDTDIEKAICEFKDLPFEDLGYAKIDHHRQLRKGFPEVIYGEGKTPEQIVNIMLKLKGKSCSNVLATRVKKEVYELIKDRLPDAIYYPQSNILIIEQGEKKNKGCIVILSAGTADLPVAEEAAITAEAMGNNVVRIYDTGVAGIHRLLAQREKLNHAKVIIVVAGMEGALASVVGGLVDKPIIAVPTSVGYGTSFNGISALLTMLNSCASGVSVVNIDNGFGAAYSASLINALGEE; translated from the coding sequence ATGGATGAAAATATGATAAGGCAGTTACTTTTATCTGTAAAGTCAGGAGATACTGATATTGAAAAGGCTATTTGTGAGTTTAAGGATTTACCCTTTGAGGATTTGGGTTATGCCAAAATTGACCACCATAGACAGCTAAGAAAAGGGTTTCCAGAGGTGATTTATGGTGAAGGAAAGACTCCTGAACAAATAGTAAACATAATGCTCAAGCTAAAGGGCAAAAGCTGTAGCAACGTACTAGCAACTAGAGTTAAAAAGGAAGTATATGAATTAATTAAGGATCGGCTTCCAGATGCCATATATTATCCACAATCTAATATACTCATAATAGAACAAGGTGAGAAAAAAAATAAGGGGTGTATTGTCATACTAAGTGCGGGTACAGCAGATTTACCAGTTGCGGAAGAAGCTGCCATTACAGCTGAAGCAATGGGGAATAATGTTGTTCGTATCTATGATACAGGAGTTGCAGGAATACATAGACTACTAGCACAACGAGAAAAGCTTAACCACGCAAAAGTCATTATTGTTGTAGCAGGCATGGAAGGGGCGCTAGCAAGTGTTGTTGGTGGCTTAGTAGATAAGCCTATCATAGCTGTGCCTACTAGTGTTGGCTATGGCACAAGCTTCAACGGTATATCAGCTTTACTTACAATGTTAAATAGCTGTGCTAGTGGAGTTAGTGTTGTAAATATTGATAATGGCTTTGGGGCGGCGTATTCAGCATCCTTGATTAATGCCCTTGGTGAAGAATAG